From the genome of Candidatus Promineifilum breve, one region includes:
- a CDS encoding phosphoribulokinase, whose product MNRKTIMLGVAGDSASGKTTISKGIAEALGAENVTVICCDHYHKYNRVQRRELGLSALHPDCNYIDIMEQHFRLLREGQPILKPTYNHNTGDFDGPTYVQPTKYVIIEGLLPFHSRLMRLCFDVKVYLDPPEELRRAWKIKRDTSKRGYTHEQVLTSLQGRGDVSPRFIHPQRAYADMIVRFYPPDAAMDSGDSHLNAQLVLLPTLAHPDLSDVLSHGPNGPTHHPALRLDLARFEGKPADFLEIDGSVAPDKAEELMGIIRSHLPPNAGLDASKLGRYLYGLEERRSYPLALTQLLIAYHLVRTADQMAYATDRAVAPAAN is encoded by the coding sequence ATGAATCGAAAAACGATCATGCTGGGCGTGGCCGGCGATAGCGCCTCGGGCAAGACGACGATCAGCAAGGGCATCGCCGAGGCCCTGGGCGCCGAGAACGTGACCGTCATTTGCTGCGACCATTACCACAAATACAACCGCGTCCAGCGTCGCGAGCTGGGCCTCAGCGCCCTGCATCCCGACTGCAACTACATCGACATCATGGAGCAGCACTTCCGCCTCTTGCGCGAAGGGCAGCCCATCCTGAAACCGACCTATAACCACAACACCGGCGACTTCGACGGCCCGACCTACGTGCAGCCGACGAAGTACGTCATCATCGAGGGACTGTTGCCCTTCCATTCGCGCCTCATGCGCCTGTGCTTCGACGTGAAGGTCTACCTCGACCCGCCGGAGGAGTTGCGCCGGGCGTGGAAGATCAAGCGCGACACCTCCAAGCGCGGCTACACCCATGAGCAGGTGCTAACCTCCCTGCAGGGCCGGGGCGACGTCTCGCCGCGCTTCATCCACCCGCAGCGGGCCTACGCCGACATGATCGTGCGCTTCTACCCGCCCGACGCGGCCATGGACTCCGGCGACAGCCATCTGAACGCCCAACTGGTGTTGCTGCCCACGCTGGCCCACCCCGACCTGAGCGACGTGCTGAGCCACGGCCCCAACGGCCCCACCCATCATCCCGCCCTGCGCCTCGACCTGGCCCGCTTCGAAGGTAAGCCGGCCGACTTTCTGGAGATCGACGGCTCCGTGGCGCCCGACAAGGCCGAGGAGCTGATGGGCATCATCCGCAGCCACTTGCCGCCCAACGCCGGGCTGGACGCGAGCAAACTCGGCCGCTATCTCTACGGGCTGGAAGAGCGGCGCAGCTACCCGCTGGCCCTGACCCAACTGTTGATCGCCTACCATCTGGTGCGCACGGCCGACCAGATGGCTTATGCCACCGATCGGGCGGTGGCCCCGGCGGCGAATTGA
- a CDS encoding form I ribulose bisphosphate carboxylase large subunit: MSDAYKAGVRAYAVDYYVPDYIPQDTDLLCAFRIQPRGVDMIEAAAAVAAESSTGTWTEVWSNQLTDIDFYKAKVYAITGDIAYIAYPLDLFEENSVVNIMSSIVGNVFGFKAVGALRLEDMRIPLALVKTFPGPRVGIYDERVWSNKWDRPLIGGTVKPKLGLSPKAYSTIIYECLSGGLDTSKDDENMNSQPFSRWRDRFMYAQEAVDRAAAETNEFKGHWHNVTAGSTEESLRRLEYAYELGSRMVMFDFLTAGFAASADIFKRAGELDMIVHCHRAMHAVFTRQANHGIAMRVVAKWLRLTGGDHLHTGTVVGKLEGSWNDTLGIIDILRERYVKANLEHGLYFDQDFGGLKASWPVASGGIHVHHVPDLLKIYGNDAFFLFGGGTHGHPDGSRAGAIANRAAVEAVSAGQTLQQAARSCPELRKSLELWADVKFEVVQ, translated from the coding sequence CTGAGCGACGCCTACAAAGCCGGCGTCCGCGCCTATGCTGTCGATTATTACGTACCGGATTATATTCCCCAGGATACCGATCTGCTCTGTGCCTTTCGGATTCAGCCGCGCGGCGTCGATATGATCGAAGCCGCCGCCGCCGTGGCCGCCGAATCCTCCACCGGAACGTGGACCGAAGTGTGGTCCAACCAACTGACCGATATCGATTTCTACAAAGCCAAGGTCTACGCCATCACCGGCGACATCGCCTACATCGCCTACCCGCTCGACCTCTTCGAGGAAAATAGCGTCGTCAACATCATGTCGTCGATTGTCGGCAACGTCTTCGGCTTCAAGGCCGTGGGCGCGCTGCGGCTGGAGGACATGCGTATCCCCCTGGCCCTGGTGAAGACCTTCCCCGGCCCGCGTGTCGGCATCTACGACGAGCGGGTGTGGAGCAACAAATGGGATCGGCCGCTCATCGGCGGCACGGTCAAGCCCAAGCTGGGCCTGTCGCCCAAGGCCTATTCGACCATCATCTACGAATGTCTGTCCGGCGGCCTGGATACGTCCAAGGACGACGAGAACATGAACAGCCAGCCCTTCAGCCGTTGGCGCGACCGCTTCATGTATGCCCAGGAAGCCGTCGACCGGGCCGCGGCCGAGACGAACGAGTTCAAGGGCCACTGGCACAACGTCACCGCCGGCAGCACCGAGGAAAGCCTGCGCCGCCTGGAATACGCCTACGAACTGGGCAGCCGCATGGTCATGTTCGACTTCCTGACCGCCGGTTTCGCCGCCTCGGCCGACATCTTCAAGCGCGCCGGCGAACTGGACATGATCGTCCATTGCCACCGGGCCATGCACGCCGTCTTCACCCGCCAGGCCAACCACGGCATCGCCATGCGCGTCGTCGCCAAGTGGCTGCGCCTGACCGGCGGCGATCACCTGCACACCGGCACGGTCGTCGGCAAGCTGGAAGGCTCGTGGAACGACACGCTGGGCATCATCGACATCCTGCGCGAGCGGTACGTGAAGGCCAATCTGGAGCACGGCCTCTACTTCGACCAGGACTTCGGCGGGCTGAAGGCCAGTTGGCCGGTGGCCTCCGGCGGCATCCACGTCCACCACGTGCCCGACCTGTTGAAGATCTACGGCAACGACGCCTTCTTCCTCTTTGGCGGCGGCACCCACGGCCACCCCGACGGCAGCCGCGCCGGGGCCATCGCCAACCGCGCCGCCGTTGAGGCCGTCAGCGCCGGCCAGACCTTGCAACAGGCCGCCCGCTCCTGCCCCGAACTGCGCAAGTCGCTGGAGCTATGGGCCGACGTCAAATTCGAGGTTGTGCAATAA
- a CDS encoding LOG family protein, with translation MNVKNQKLSLLQAATDVEKRFLAGPRERSKDLESATRYFLEFIQGFETLGAIDRPCVTVFGSARLGETTPYYALARELGRRLAAEGLGVMTGGGPGIMEAANRGAKEAGGLSIGVNIELPFEQEPNPYLDIFIEFNHFFIRKVMLVKYSSAFVVFPGGFGTLDEAFETVTLMQTDKIEDFPLISMGVAFWQPMADFMRDTLVTQGTIGKRDIHLWSPTDSVDEAVGLILEAVARQRESAARATPDEAQANK, from the coding sequence ATGAATGTGAAGAACCAAAAGCTGAGCCTCTTGCAGGCCGCGACCGACGTGGAGAAGCGCTTTCTGGCCGGGCCGCGCGAGCGCTCCAAGGATTTGGAGAGCGCCACTCGCTACTTCCTGGAGTTCATTCAGGGCTTCGAGACGCTGGGGGCCATCGATCGGCCGTGCGTCACGGTCTTCGGCTCGGCGCGGCTGGGCGAGACTACGCCCTACTACGCCCTGGCCCGCGAGTTGGGCCGCCGCCTGGCCGCCGAAGGGCTGGGGGTGATGACCGGCGGCGGGCCGGGCATCATGGAAGCGGCCAATCGCGGGGCCAAAGAGGCCGGCGGGCTGAGCATCGGGGTCAATATCGAGTTGCCCTTCGAGCAGGAGCCTAACCCATACCTCGACATCTTCATCGAGTTCAACCACTTCTTCATCCGCAAGGTGATGCTGGTGAAATACTCGTCGGCCTTCGTCGTCTTTCCCGGCGGCTTCGGCACGCTGGATGAGGCGTTCGAGACGGTGACGCTGATGCAGACCGACAAGATCGAGGACTTCCCGCTCATCTCGATGGGCGTCGCTTTCTGGCAGCCGATGGCCGACTTCATGCGCGATACGCTGGTGACGCAGGGCACCATCGGCAAGCGCGACATTCATCTGTGGTCGCCCACCGATTCGGTCGATGAGGCGGTCGGGTTAATCCTCGAAGCCGTGGCCCGCCAGCGCGAATCGGCCGCGCGCGCGACCCCGGATGAGGCCCAGGCTAACAAGTAG
- a CDS encoding META domain-containing protein — protein sequence MKRLALILGLVLLFALAACDTMGPQEALPTTGVGTTVAGEATAAPVEATAEVPAESEGETAATPGADLLGTTWEWVSLVDAAGQTTATDPARYTITFNEGDVANVVADCNTVIANFFTDGTNITIEPGMTSLVACPEDTQDQMFVNALGSSESYVVEDGELFITLVGGSGTLMFRAAGTGGAAEAPVAAPALVGTTWEWTEFTTMLGTTAVADPTRYTITFNDDGTANIKADCNTVLATYTSDDTGALPLTLGPSTLVACPPDSQVDVFLAGLGSLTMGAYQFDGSDLLLRNTAADGGVMRFRAAGTGETTAPAGTLTGTTWEWTETVTMLGATAIADPTRYAITFNEDGTANVTADCNSVTATYTADETGGLSIILGASTAMACPEDSQATEFLAGLMATGAYELADGGLMLINTAADGGVMHFRAAGGGETAEPGAAGATLTGTTWEWTESITMVGNTAVADPTRYTITFNDDGTANIKADCNTVLGNYTSDETGALGLTLGPSTLMACPPDSQVNEFLAGLQSMATATYQFENGDLIIGNMAADGPALRFRAAGAAETAPAADTLTGVTWQWVSTQTPVEMITVADPTRYTITFNEDGTAGIVADCNVGNATYTAAPDGAIDITLGVSTMAFCVDSQDQQFRTGLDGAAIYFFQDGDLYIDMVASSGTMRFTAAEPSKGEAGGGLPAVAGEFAGTVWQLTTITKPDGTITINDPSRYTVTFNADGSANWQADCNVGSATYTGSDGGLAVTMGASTMAFCPPGSFDQIFLGGLTNAMGYRLEGGNLLIDMLYESGTMTFAPAS from the coding sequence ATGAAACGTCTTGCCTTGATTCTGGGCCTGGTGTTGCTGTTCGCCCTGGCGGCCTGCGACACGATGGGGCCGCAAGAGGCGCTGCCGACCACCGGCGTCGGCACCACCGTGGCCGGCGAGGCCACCGCCGCGCCGGTGGAAGCCACGGCCGAAGTCCCGGCCGAAAGTGAAGGGGAGACCGCCGCGACGCCGGGGGCCGACCTGCTGGGAACCACCTGGGAGTGGGTGTCGCTGGTGGACGCGGCCGGGCAAACCACGGCCACCGACCCGGCGCGCTACACCATCACCTTCAACGAGGGTGACGTCGCCAACGTCGTGGCCGACTGTAACACGGTCATCGCCAACTTCTTCACCGATGGGACCAATATCACCATCGAACCGGGCATGACCTCGTTGGTGGCCTGCCCCGAAGACACGCAGGATCAGATGTTCGTCAACGCCCTCGGCTCGTCGGAGAGCTACGTCGTGGAAGACGGCGAACTGTTCATCACCCTGGTCGGCGGCAGCGGCACGCTGATGTTCCGCGCGGCCGGCACCGGCGGCGCGGCCGAAGCCCCCGTGGCGGCCCCGGCCCTGGTGGGCACGACCTGGGAGTGGACGGAGTTCACGACGATGCTGGGCACGACGGCCGTGGCCGACCCGACCCGCTACACGATCACCTTCAACGACGACGGCACGGCCAATATCAAGGCCGATTGCAACACCGTGCTGGCGACCTATACCAGCGACGACACCGGCGCCCTGCCGCTGACTCTCGGCCCCTCGACGCTGGTGGCCTGCCCGCCCGATTCGCAGGTGGACGTGTTCCTGGCCGGGCTGGGTTCGCTGACGATGGGGGCCTATCAGTTCGATGGCAGCGATCTGCTGCTGCGCAATACGGCCGCCGACGGTGGGGTGATGCGCTTCCGCGCCGCGGGCACGGGCGAGACGACCGCGCCGGCCGGCACCTTGACCGGCACGACCTGGGAGTGGACCGAAACGGTCACCATGCTGGGAGCGACGGCCATCGCCGACCCGACCCGCTACGCCATCACCTTCAACGAAGACGGCACGGCCAACGTCACCGCCGACTGCAATAGCGTCACGGCCACCTATACCGCTGACGAGACCGGCGGGCTGTCGATCATCCTGGGCGCGTCGACGGCCATGGCCTGCCCCGAAGATTCGCAGGCGACTGAGTTCCTGGCCGGCTTGATGGCGACCGGAGCTTATGAGTTGGCCGATGGCGGGCTGATGCTGATTAATACGGCCGCCGACGGTGGCGTGATGCACTTCCGTGCCGCGGGCGGCGGCGAGACGGCCGAGCCGGGCGCGGCGGGGGCTACCCTGACCGGCACGACCTGGGAGTGGACCGAATCCATCACGATGGTGGGCAACACGGCCGTGGCCGACCCGACCCGCTACACGATCACCTTCAACGACGACGGCACGGCCAATATCAAGGCCGACTGCAACACCGTCCTGGGCAACTACACCAGCGACGAGACCGGCGCGCTGGGGCTGACCCTCGGCCCCTCGACGCTGATGGCCTGCCCGCCCGATTCGCAGGTGAACGAGTTCCTGGCCGGGCTGCAATCGATGGCGACCGCCACGTATCAGTTTGAGAATGGCGACTTGATCATCGGCAATATGGCCGCCGACGGGCCGGCCCTGCGCTTCCGCGCGGCAGGCGCGGCCGAGACCGCTCCGGCGGCCGATACGCTGACCGGCGTCACCTGGCAGTGGGTGTCCACCCAGACCCCGGTCGAAATGATCACCGTGGCCGACCCGACCCGCTACACCATCACCTTCAACGAGGATGGCACGGCGGGCATCGTGGCCGATTGTAACGTGGGCAACGCCACCTACACCGCCGCCCCCGACGGGGCGATCGACATCACCCTCGGCGTCAGCACGATGGCCTTCTGCGTGGATTCGCAGGATCAGCAGTTCCGCACCGGTCTGGACGGCGCGGCCATCTACTTCTTCCAGGATGGCGATCTCTACATCGACATGGTTGCCAGCAGCGGCACGATGCGTTTCACGGCCGCCGAGCCGAGCAAGGGCGAAGCGGGCGGCGGTCTGCCGGCCGTGGCCGGTGAGTTTGCCGGCACGGTCTGGCAGTTGACGACGATCACCAAGCCCGACGGCACGATCACCATCAATGATCCGTCGCGCTACACGGTCACCTTCAACGCCGACGGCTCGGCCAACTGGCAGGCCGACTGCAACGTCGGCTCGGCCACCTACACCGGCAGCGATGGCGGTCTGGCCGTGACGATGGGCGCATCGACGATGGCCTTCTGCCCGCCCGGTTCGTTCGACCAGATCTTCCTGGGCGGCCTGACCAACGCCATGGGCTACCGGCTGGAAGGCGGCAATCTGCTCATCGATATGCTCTATGAGAGCGGCACGATGACCTTTGCCCCGGCCAGCTAA
- a CDS encoding right-handed parallel beta-helix repeat-containing protein: MSTEVERDSASGVSPWLASLMLRRGGATLPRFAVYYQRLSGLSRGMRRRLRRKLAVTVTGAALLLALSGGATWAQPEAPEATITVVNGQVAVNANGKCSLIEAIQNADSKTNGQPNNDCAAGNPSGADTINLPANGLFTLNNVQVSDVIGDIGLPWISTAMTINGNGSTIQRNSNAPEFRILAVGNNGNLTLNNTTIRGGRVESGYSSATYTYYGGGGILNQGVLTITGSIVEDNSNYHFYYFGYGGGIDNAGTLTISSSSIRDNTTSGYWSGDGGAIHSHNGSVTILNSVISGNTVSGDPAYGGGISISSESSLTVDNSTFSDNYDDGYDSAAGGGIASWGSATITNSTFTGNEVQSVYDEGQGGGIVNAFSGVMVITNSTISANSADATGGGVANFGEITFNNTTITGNSNGGVFTSCQDQDTINRFRRTIVSGNTGGEVTLDYAGNCPGGVVVNKNNVFGRSNNAGLIGFSPGATDIVPAGALNTILSPLANNGGPTQTHALPANSPALDRAPNADCTAAPVNGLDQRGQPRNQNGNGAAGSNDCDAGAFEREGGPVSADPGFYASITGAGNVGGVAFTPADVLKFDPNAGWSMFFDGSDVGITKNVAAFELQDDGSLLLALGAKQAVGNLGTVTPQDVLRFVPSATGDNTSGSFSLWVDGSAVGLAAAGEKIDALGLTADGRIAIGVTGALSVPGSGGATLKAQDEDAVGFNRATAAWTNFFDGTPIPGLKGEDVNALWVNPTTGELYITIIGAFNVAGVAGDGRDILKLTPDAGATGGYTAALVYDGSTQGLLTNIDALEMIP, encoded by the coding sequence ATGTCTACCGAAGTGGAACGGGATAGCGCATCCGGCGTTTCGCCCTGGCTGGCGAGCCTGATGCTGCGCCGCGGCGGGGCCACCCTGCCGCGTTTCGCGGTCTATTACCAACGATTGAGTGGTCTATCGCGCGGCATGCGGCGGCGGCTGCGGCGCAAGCTGGCCGTCACCGTCACCGGCGCGGCGCTGCTGCTGGCCCTCAGCGGCGGGGCGACATGGGCGCAACCAGAAGCGCCCGAGGCGACGATCACCGTCGTCAACGGTCAGGTGGCGGTCAACGCCAACGGCAAATGCTCGCTCATCGAAGCCATTCAGAACGCCGATAGCAAGACCAACGGGCAGCCAAATAACGATTGCGCGGCGGGCAACCCCAGCGGGGCGGATACGATCAATCTGCCGGCCAATGGGTTGTTTACCCTGAATAATGTACAAGTCAGCGATGTCATCGGCGACATCGGCCTGCCGTGGATCAGCACCGCGATGACCATCAACGGCAACGGATCGACCATTCAGCGCAACAGTAACGCGCCTGAATTTCGTATCCTGGCCGTGGGTAATAATGGCAATCTAACGCTGAACAATACGACCATTCGTGGTGGCCGGGTCGAATCAGGTTATTCATCTGCAACCTATACTTACTATGGTGGCGGGGGTATACTGAATCAGGGTGTGTTGACGATTACGGGAAGCATCGTAGAGGATAACTCCAACTACCACTTCTATTATTTTGGTTACGGCGGTGGGATTGACAATGCTGGAACGCTAACGATCTCCAGCAGTTCGATCCGCGACAACACAACCTCCGGTTACTGGAGTGGAGATGGCGGCGCGATTCATTCCCACAACGGATCGGTAACCATTCTAAATAGCGTTATCAGCGGCAATACGGTCAGTGGGGATCCTGCCTATGGCGGGGGAATCTCAATTAGCTCCGAGTCATCACTGACAGTCGATAACAGCACGTTCTCGGATAATTACGACGATGGTTACGATAGTGCCGCCGGCGGTGGGATTGCGTCCTGGGGCAGTGCGACCATCACCAATAGCACATTCACCGGCAATGAAGTCCAATCCGTGTACGATGAAGGGCAAGGTGGTGGCATCGTCAATGCCTTTAGCGGTGTGATGGTTATCACCAACAGCACGATCAGCGCCAATAGTGCTGATGCCACTGGCGGCGGGGTCGCCAACTTTGGCGAGATTACCTTTAACAACACGACCATCACCGGCAACAGCAACGGCGGCGTCTTCACCAGTTGCCAAGATCAGGACACCATCAACCGCTTCCGCCGCACCATCGTCTCCGGCAACACTGGCGGTGAAGTGACGCTCGACTACGCCGGTAATTGCCCCGGTGGCGTCGTGGTCAACAAGAACAACGTCTTCGGCCGCAGCAACAACGCCGGCCTCATCGGCTTCAGCCCCGGCGCAACCGACATCGTCCCCGCCGGCGCGCTCAACACCATCCTCTCCCCCCTGGCCAACAACGGCGGCCCGACCCAGACCCACGCCCTGCCCGCCAACAGCCCCGCCCTCGACCGCGCCCCCAACGCCGATTGCACCGCCGCCCCGGTCAACGGCCTCGACCAGCGCGGCCAGCCCCGCAACCAGAACGGCAACGGCGCGGCCGGCAGCAACGACTGCGACGCCGGCGCCTTCGAGCGCGAAGGCGGCCCCGTCTCCGCTGACCCCGGCTTCTACGCCTCCATCACCGGCGCGGGCAACGTCGGCGGCGTGGCCTTCACCCCGGCCGACGTGCTCAAGTTCGACCCCAACGCCGGCTGGTCGATGTTCTTCGACGGCTCCGACGTGGGCATCACCAAGAACGTCGCGGCCTTTGAACTCCAGGACGATGGCAGCCTGCTGCTGGCCCTGGGCGCCAAGCAGGCCGTGGGCAATCTGGGCACGGTCACGCCCCAGGACGTGCTGCGCTTCGTGCCGTCCGCCACCGGCGACAACACCAGCGGCTCCTTCTCGCTGTGGGTCGATGGCTCCGCTGTCGGCCTGGCCGCCGCGGGCGAGAAGATCGACGCCCTGGGCCTGACCGCCGACGGCCGCATCGCCATCGGCGTCACCGGGGCCTTGTCCGTTCCCGGCTCCGGCGGCGCCACGCTCAAGGCCCAGGACGAGGACGCGGTGGGCTTCAACCGCGCCACGGCTGCCTGGACCAACTTCTTCGACGGCACGCCCATCCCCGGCCTGAAGGGCGAGGACGTCAACGCCCTGTGGGTCAACCCCACCACCGGCGAACTCTACATCACCATCATCGGCGCGTTCAACGTGGCCGGCGTGGCCGGCGACGGCCGCGACATCCTGAAGCTGACCCCCGACGCTGGCGCGACCGGCGGCTACACGGCGGCGCTGGTCTACGACGGCTCGACGCAGGGGCTGCTGACCAATATCGACGCGCTGGAGATGATCCCGTAA
- a CDS encoding META domain-containing protein, whose amino-acid sequence MKKYTLMILIVLLAALVVACQQQPDVVPTIAPAEETPVTEATAAPEAVATEAPAEATEVPAEATAEATAPPAVQPVAQFCDVVDPTLINLNTQGIYSEWQADCVAATDYADDTPDIRGLPQHITITFDGRASDTHQAGEPIIYIIPAAAYRDLWDAAQNPLVGENLDALTRWIGRRPSAVSPQNMPVLPIEEARAVNDLAVQGQFLEFDEWEGIRFVARFAQDPHPLTNEGLRYIFQGFVGANDEVLVAAFFPVTTAHLPATIEEISAEDMAVIEADPVAALALSGVELNALTDADWQPALDVLDALVGSLQYGGTETEEEEVEIAPTPDGPPAAYAVVTGAAGVNVRSGPSTAFSSLGVAPFGAELELIGRSVDNNWWATPLNGAPNGRGWVSAGFVESFNTGGLPVVAGPPLPTPVPSPTPEPTPSAQTAFWVDRTQIDQGQCTTLRWSVANIQAVWVYEVGQSFEQFPATGDGSRQVCPSATTTYEMRVQLRDGSITTQRVTVNVTPGNRLANTNWVLANIGPAGLLPGRPPTISFGVGNYVEGFSGCNTFWGNYSLFGTDGLAMSVGTRSLVACEEDVTAQEQAFLSALHSTGAFTINGNELTLRDSGGVELLRFLRQ is encoded by the coding sequence ATGAAGAAGTACACCCTGATGATCCTGATCGTGCTGCTGGCGGCGTTGGTCGTCGCCTGCCAGCAACAGCCGGACGTGGTGCCGACCATCGCCCCGGCTGAGGAAACGCCTGTGACCGAAGCCACGGCCGCCCCGGAAGCCGTGGCCACCGAGGCCCCGGCCGAGGCCACCGAAGTTCCGGCCGAGGCCACCGCCGAAGCCACCGCGCCGCCGGCCGTCCAGCCCGTGGCCCAGTTCTGCGACGTGGTCGATCCGACGCTGATCAACCTCAACACGCAGGGTATCTATAGCGAATGGCAGGCCGATTGCGTCGCGGCGACCGACTACGCCGACGACACGCCTGACATTCGCGGGCTGCCGCAACACATCACCATCACCTTCGACGGCCGCGCCTCCGACACCCACCAGGCGGGCGAGCCGATCATCTACATCATCCCCGCCGCCGCCTACCGCGATCTGTGGGACGCGGCCCAGAACCCGCTGGTGGGCGAAAATCTGGACGCGCTGACGCGCTGGATTGGCCGCCGGCCGTCGGCCGTCAGCCCCCAGAATATGCCCGTGCTGCCCATCGAGGAAGCCCGCGCCGTCAACGACCTGGCCGTGCAGGGGCAATTCCTTGAGTTCGACGAATGGGAAGGCATCCGCTTCGTGGCCCGCTTTGCCCAGGACCCCCACCCGCTGACCAACGAGGGCTTGCGCTACATCTTCCAGGGCTTCGTCGGGGCCAATGATGAGGTGCTGGTGGCGGCCTTCTTCCCGGTCACCACGGCCCACCTGCCGGCCACCATCGAGGAGATTTCGGCCGAGGACATGGCCGTGATCGAGGCCGATCCGGTGGCGGCGCTGGCCCTGTCGGGGGTCGAGTTGAACGCGCTGACCGACGCCGATTGGCAGCCGGCGCTCGACGTGCTGGACGCGCTGGTCGGCTCGCTGCAATATGGCGGCACAGAGACGGAAGAAGAAGAAGTGGAGATCGCCCCGACGCCCGACGGCCCGCCGGCGGCCTATGCCGTTGTGACCGGCGCGGCCGGGGTGAATGTACGCAGCGGCCCGTCCACGGCTTTCTCGTCGCTGGGTGTGGCCCCGTTTGGCGCGGAGCTGGAGTTGATCGGCCGCAGCGTGGATAACAACTGGTGGGCCACGCCCCTCAACGGCGCGCCCAACGGCCGCGGCTGGGTCAGCGCCGGCTTTGTCGAGTCCTTCAATACCGGCGGCTTGCCGGTGGTGGCCGGGCCGCCGCTGCCCACGCCCGTGCCCTCGCCCACGCCGGAGCCGACGCCATCGGCGCAAACGGCCTTCTGGGTCGACCGGACGCAGATCGACCAGGGGCAATGCACCACGTTGCGCTGGTCGGTGGCCAATATCCAGGCCGTGTGGGTCTATGAGGTCGGCCAGAGCTTCGAGCAGTTCCCGGCCACCGGCGACGGCAGCCGGCAGGTGTGCCCGTCGGCGACGACAACCTACGAAATGCGCGTCCAACTGCGCGACGGTTCCATCACTACCCAGCGCGTGACTGTCAACGTGACCCCCGGCAACCGGCTGGCGAATACCAACTGGGTGCTGGCGAACATTGGCCCGGCCGGTCTACTGCCCGGCCGGCCGCCGACGATCTCCTTCGGCGTGGGCAACTACGTGGAAGGGTTCTCCGGCTGCAACACGTTCTGGGGCAACTACTCGCTGTTCGGCACCGATGGGCTGGCGATGAGCGTCGGCACGCGCAGTCTGGTGGCCTGCGAGGAGGACGTGACGGCCCAGGAGCAGGCGTTCCTGAGCGCGCTGCACAGCACGGGTGCATTCACCATCAACGGCAACGAGCTGACCCTGCGCGATTCGGGCGGGGTGGAATTGCTGCGCTTCCTGCGGCAATAA